One Bartonella sp. TP genomic window carries:
- a CDS encoding tetratricopeptide repeat protein codes for MTSCASFNKQAILNSEDIAALSKIIYQNPNNANAYNMRAIVYAKTKQLPLAISDFKKAINLDQNYYQAYANLGLAYLQNNQFQASYEAYNKSLRLKPNYDQALIGLGNIFRITQRTNLASQAYQKAIKANSTNPAAWYYLGLIKQTQKDYEQSIELFGNAISYDPDNFQIYNARGVSYLALMRLTNALEDFQSATRLNPNSAQSLTNIGLTYELQHKNNLAWNYYSQALKISSNLVIANDGLRRTQQNS; via the coding sequence TTGACTTCATGTGCAAGCTTTAATAAACAGGCCATTTTAAATTCAGAAGATATAGCAGCCCTAAGCAAAATAATTTACCAAAACCCTAACAATGCAAACGCCTATAATATGCGAGCTATTGTCTATGCTAAGACAAAGCAATTGCCTTTGGCCATATCAGATTTCAAAAAAGCTATAAATCTAGACCAAAATTACTATCAGGCTTATGCAAACCTAGGCTTAGCCTATTTGCAGAATAACCAATTTCAAGCCTCTTATGAAGCTTATAATAAATCGCTGCGGCTAAAACCTAACTATGATCAAGCTCTTATTGGGCTGGGCAATATATTTAGAATCACACAAAGAACAAATTTAGCTTCGCAAGCATATCAAAAAGCAATAAAGGCTAATTCTACTAATCCAGCAGCCTGGTATTATCTAGGTCTAATTAAACAAACCCAAAAAGACTATGAGCAATCTATAGAGCTATTTGGTAACGCAATTTCCTATGACCCAGACAATTTTCAAATCTATAATGCTCGTGGCGTTTCCTACTTAGCTCTAATGCGATTAACTAATGCATTAGAAGATTTTCAATCAGCCACCCGTCTTAACCCAAATAGTGCCCAAAGCTTAACTAATATAGGGCTCACCTATGAATTACAGCATAAAAATAACCTTGCTTGGAATTATTATTCACAGGCATTAAAAATTTCTTCTAATTTGGTTATAGCCAATGATGGGCTAAGGCGTACCCAGCAAAATTCATGA
- a CDS encoding MetQ/NlpA family lipoprotein, with protein MRHNLFKVLLSFMLLLLTSFAALSETDRVIKVGIMEGLDNNIWQTVKSIAATQHLPIELMHFSDYSLLNEALENGDIDANAFQHKPYLDSQIKQRGYNLVSAGHTMLMPIAIYSHKINSIETLHNDSEIGIPNDPTNEDRALRLLAKLGLIELGINKDNLATKGDITKNPKNIKFIELNAGMLGRALGDFSAAVINTDWAISSKLNLSKDRIAAEDTKDNPYDNIIAVRAKDKDAAWVKTLISSFQNPQVRAKIKEVYGSYVTTSW; from the coding sequence ATGCGCCATAATTTATTCAAAGTCCTTTTAAGCTTTATGCTTTTGCTGCTAACAAGTTTTGCAGCATTATCTGAAACGGACCGTGTAATAAAAGTAGGAATTATGGAGGGGCTCGACAACAACATTTGGCAAACAGTAAAATCTATAGCAGCAACACAACACCTACCTATAGAGTTGATGCATTTTTCTGATTATAGCTTACTAAATGAAGCCTTGGAAAATGGCGATATAGATGCGAATGCTTTTCAACATAAGCCTTATTTAGATAGCCAAATAAAACAGCGCGGCTATAATTTAGTTTCAGCTGGACACACTATGCTTATGCCTATAGCAATTTACTCGCATAAAATAAACTCCATAGAAACTTTGCACAACGATAGCGAAATTGGTATACCAAACGACCCCACCAACGAAGATCGCGCATTACGCTTGCTAGCGAAACTGGGACTGATAGAATTAGGAATTAATAAGGACAATCTAGCTACCAAAGGAGATATTACAAAAAATCCTAAAAATATAAAATTCATAGAACTAAACGCTGGCATGCTAGGCAGAGCGTTAGGTGACTTTTCTGCAGCTGTCATAAATACTGATTGGGCAATAAGTTCAAAGTTAAATCTAAGCAAAGATCGCATTGCTGCAGAAGACACTAAAGATAACCCCTATGACAATATTATTGCTGTAAGAGCTAAAGACAAGGATGCGGCATGGGTTAAGACTCTTATATCTTCCTTCCAAAATCCACAAGTACGAGCCAAAATTAAAGAAGTCTATGGGTCTTACGTTACAACTTCTTGGTAA
- a CDS encoding methionine ABC transporter ATP-binding protein: MLTNIKNATTLAAQTTLPLYRFENLCCTINNQQILKNLSFEIYSGEVLGIIGRSGAGKSTLLNCLSGLAPITSGKLFFENQDTTRFDQAKWQRLRTHMGMIFQNFCLLSSKNIIDNITLPLKFMGVRKKERKEKAQELLNIVGLEPYAKAYPNQLSGGQKQRVAIARALITSPKVLLSDEATSALDPETTCSILELLGEINKKLKITTILITHEMEVVQSVAQRVIVFDKGTVVEQGYTKDIFSSPQDQATIAMLKLVTPQLPMHYKTQLKDQGAYAIIELNLAGTAAISPFLSVIEKLTSKAPFILHGNVDTVGKEAIARLFLAISAKDPTKLYQVTDYLKKIASYYEILGYIEQP; the protein is encoded by the coding sequence ATGCTCACAAATATAAAAAATGCTACTACCCTAGCTGCGCAAACAACTTTACCACTTTATCGTTTTGAAAATCTCTGCTGCACTATTAATAATCAGCAGATATTAAAAAATCTATCATTTGAAATTTACTCTGGGGAGGTACTCGGCATCATTGGCCGCAGCGGTGCAGGCAAATCAACATTGCTTAACTGCTTAAGCGGGCTGGCCCCTATTACAAGCGGAAAACTATTTTTTGAAAATCAAGATACTACAAGATTTGACCAAGCAAAATGGCAGAGATTACGTACACATATGGGTATGATTTTCCAAAATTTTTGCCTTTTAAGTTCTAAAAATATTATAGATAATATTACCCTACCCTTAAAATTTATGGGCGTAAGAAAAAAAGAACGAAAAGAAAAAGCACAAGAATTATTAAACATAGTCGGACTAGAACCTTACGCAAAAGCTTACCCGAATCAACTTTCCGGGGGTCAGAAACAACGCGTGGCTATAGCCCGCGCTCTGATTACTTCACCAAAAGTTTTGTTATCAGATGAAGCAACATCCGCATTAGATCCAGAAACCACCTGCTCTATCCTTGAGCTACTGGGCGAGATTAATAAAAAATTGAAAATTACTACAATACTCATAACCCATGAAATGGAAGTGGTACAGAGCGTAGCACAACGAGTTATAGTATTTGACAAAGGCACGGTTGTAGAACAAGGGTACACAAAAGATATTTTTTCTTCACCGCAAGATCAAGCAACAATCGCCATGCTTAAATTAGTTACTCCACAGCTGCCAATGCATTATAAAACACAATTAAAAGACCAAGGAGCCTATGCAATAATAGAATTAAATTTAGCTGGAACAGCTGCAATTTCACCTTTCTTAAGCGTTATAGAAAAACTAACTTCTAAAGCCCCTTTTATATTACACGGAAACGTCGACACAGTGGGCAAAGAAGCTATAGCTAGATTATTTCTAGCTATCTCTGCGAAAGATCCAACAAAATTGTATCAAGTTACAGATTATTTAAAGAAAATAGCCAGCTATTATGAAATTTTAGGATATATCGAGCAACCATAG
- a CDS encoding homoserine dehydrogenase: MASNVYPAGLALDLKERELSGKPIRIGLVGCGEMGTDFLCRVALMSGIEVSHIVSRRIEPILDALKLIPQYSHQIITTESKIKSLTAIEQNKIIVSSDLNSLLENDLIDVIVDATGHPEAGAQIGYQTLQHNKHLVMMNVEADVTIGPYLNLEAKKHGLLYSLGAGDEPSACMELINFISAMGHNIIAAGKGKNNPLHFEATPDEYNEEAARRNMNVRMLVEFIDGSKTMVEMAAIANATGLILDKPAMHGADISLENLAKILIPIEDGGILHNKGVVDYTIGKGVAPGVFAIAEIRQPRLRARMKDLSLGNGPYYSFYRPYHLTAMEVPLTCARMVLYGKADMAPMNKPVAEVCAVAKKNLLPGDKLDFIGLYTYRAFTMNRIDAQKSAAWPCGLLEGAMITKAVNKGELLTKANTSINEKLFIAELRTKQDKIIY, from the coding sequence ATGGCTTCCAATGTTTATCCTGCCGGCCTGGCATTAGACTTAAAAGAGCGTGAGCTTAGCGGTAAGCCTATAAGAATCGGATTAGTTGGCTGCGGGGAAATGGGCACAGATTTTTTGTGCCGTGTCGCCTTGATGAGCGGTATAGAGGTAAGCCACATTGTGTCACGCAGGATAGAACCTATCCTAGATGCACTCAAATTGATCCCACAATACAGCCATCAGATTATAACAACAGAAAGCAAAATAAAATCGCTAACAGCGATAGAGCAAAATAAAATCATTGTCAGCAGCGATCTAAACTCATTATTAGAAAATGACTTAATCGATGTAATTGTAGACGCGACTGGACATCCAGAAGCTGGTGCGCAAATTGGCTATCAAACGCTTCAACATAATAAACATTTAGTAATGATGAATGTTGAAGCTGATGTAACTATCGGCCCGTATCTTAATTTAGAAGCAAAAAAACATGGCTTACTTTATTCTCTAGGCGCTGGAGATGAACCTTCAGCATGCATGGAGCTAATAAATTTTATCTCCGCAATGGGGCATAATATAATAGCTGCTGGCAAAGGTAAAAATAATCCCCTGCATTTTGAAGCTACCCCAGATGAATATAATGAAGAAGCAGCACGCCGAAATATGAATGTCCGAATGCTAGTAGAATTCATAGATGGCTCTAAAACTATGGTAGAAATGGCCGCGATAGCAAACGCGACTGGCTTGATTTTAGATAAACCTGCTATGCATGGTGCAGATATCAGCTTAGAAAATTTAGCAAAAATTTTAATACCCATAGAAGACGGTGGCATATTGCACAACAAAGGTGTTGTCGATTACACTATAGGTAAGGGTGTAGCACCAGGCGTATTTGCTATAGCCGAAATTCGCCAACCACGCTTACGAGCCAGAATGAAAGATTTATCGTTAGGTAACGGGCCATATTATAGCTTTTATCGACCATATCACCTTACAGCAATGGAGGTTCCGCTCACCTGCGCGCGGATGGTTCTGTACGGCAAAGCCGATATGGCGCCAATGAATAAACCCGTTGCAGAAGTTTGCGCAGTAGCAAAAAAAAACTTACTGCCAGGCGATAAATTAGATTTTATAGGCTTATACACTTATAGAGCTTTTACCATGAATCGAATAGATGCCCAGAAATCAGCAGCATGGCCTTGTGGATTATTAGAAGGCGCCATGATAACTAAAGCAGTCAACAAAGGCGAATTGCTAACTAAAGCTAATACTTCAATAAATGAAAAGCTATTCATAGCCGAATTGCGTACAAAACAAGATAAAATTATTTACTGA
- a CDS encoding LON peptidase substrate-binding domain-containing protein, with protein sequence MKAGNIEYNKALDLPDALSVIIAKSILILPQTYVPLIIHTTKHLKLIEDALKTNSLLGTLQINPTSNGEAVYEMGTIARITSFSEIGDGKLSIALEGICRFYCLKKLTTHNPYESFIIKPILEDFTKETFFENNIKIKEMAQSYLNSLNLEEHELAKEMDKFVNVPSETLVNSLCVSAAFDPAEQQMLLEAEDLAERIDIFLALNQRRILRQKGLLPKDLQ encoded by the coding sequence ATGAAGGCCGGAAATATCGAATATAATAAAGCACTAGATTTGCCGGACGCACTGTCTGTTATTATAGCTAAATCTATATTAATTTTGCCTCAAACTTATGTGCCGTTAATAATTCATACAACAAAGCATCTAAAATTAATAGAAGACGCTTTAAAAACAAATAGTTTGTTAGGCACGTTACAAATAAATCCAACAAGCAATGGTGAAGCTGTTTATGAGATGGGCACTATAGCTAGAATAACTAGCTTTTCGGAAATCGGTGATGGCAAACTTTCTATAGCTCTAGAAGGTATATGTCGTTTTTATTGTTTAAAAAAGCTTACTACACATAATCCCTACGAATCTTTTATTATCAAACCAATTCTCGAAGATTTCACAAAAGAAACTTTCTTTGAAAATAATATAAAGATAAAAGAAATGGCTCAAAGTTACCTAAATAGCCTTAATTTAGAGGAACACGAATTAGCAAAAGAAATGGATAAATTTGTAAATGTACCGAGCGAAACTTTAGTAAACAGCCTATGTGTAAGCGCGGCCTTTGACCCAGCAGAGCAACAAATGCTTTTAGAAGCAGAAGATTTAGCTGAACGTATAGACATATTTCTAGCGCTAAATCAAAGGCGGATATTACGCCAAAAAGGCCTGCTGCCAAAAGACTTGCAATAA
- the rpsU gene encoding 30S ribosomal protein S21, with protein MQVLVRDNNVDQALRALKKKMQREGLFRDMKLRDHFEKPSEKKAREKAEAIRRTRKLERKRAVREGTA; from the coding sequence GTGCAAGTATTAGTTCGCGACAATAATGTTGACCAAGCTCTTAGAGCTTTAAAGAAAAAAATGCAACGCGAAGGTCTATTTCGTGACATGAAGCTGCGTGACCATTTTGAAAAACCGTCGGAAAAAAAAGCCCGTGAAAAAGCTGAAGCAATTCGCCGTACACGCAAATTAGAACGTAAGCGCGCCGTTCGAGAAGGCACAGCTTAA
- a CDS encoding ABC transporter permease subunit produces the protein MTALSSIFSFFLGLILGILLFISAPKSLKPNVFLYQILSAIIDAWRAIPFIILAFYLLPITRIIVGRGTGLAAVIFILSITATPFYARMAQLAFHNVEKSLIHATNAMGAKPWQILFYVILPESYGNLTSSFTILVISILSATSLAGYLGGGGLGDMAIRFGYQRYEPKIMTAVIIIMVLLNILVQLVGNKLTNMLNYNKK, from the coding sequence ATGACTGCTCTGTCTTCTATATTTAGTTTTTTTCTAGGACTAATCTTAGGTATTTTACTTTTTATAAGCGCTCCCAAAAGCCTTAAACCCAACGTTTTTTTATATCAAATTTTAAGCGCAATTATAGATGCATGGCGTGCTATACCTTTTATAATATTAGCATTTTATCTTTTACCTATTACTAGAATCATTGTAGGACGCGGCACAGGACTAGCAGCTGTAATATTTATTTTATCCATCACGGCTACACCTTTTTATGCACGTATGGCACAATTAGCTTTCCATAATGTAGAAAAAAGTCTTATACATGCTACAAATGCTATGGGCGCAAAACCATGGCAAATCTTATTTTATGTAATTCTTCCAGAATCATACGGCAATCTAACCAGTAGCTTTACTATCCTAGTTATTTCCATATTAAGTGCCACTTCATTAGCAGGATATCTTGGCGGCGGTGGCCTAGGAGACATGGCAATACGCTTTGGTTATCAAAGATATGAACCTAAAATAATGACCGCAGTAATTATAATTATGGTATTACTCAATATATTGGTACAACTTGTTGGGAATAAGCTAACTAACATGTTAAACTATAATAAAAAATAA
- a CDS encoding multidrug efflux RND transporter permease subunit, whose amino-acid sequence MSYSFFVNRPVLASVISIIIVTVGLICLNFLPIAQYPKLSPPTVSISASYPGASAQTVAQTVAVPLEQQLNGVENMLYMSSSSNAQGGMNLSIHFAAGTDIDKAAMEVNNRLQRVSTSLPQEVQRMGITVSKRSSDTLGIIALRSTDERYDRAYVGNYALLNVVDDLKRLKGVGDAQVMGGIEYAMRIWLQPDKLALYRLTPSDVIAKVREQNAQYSVGHFGDAPDKNMGAYTYSAIAKGRLTSVKEFEQIILRSKANGAVLRLKDVARIELGSEQYMVDTKLNGLPMVPIMVNLQSGANSLETMELVKARMIELQRNFPPGIVYSIPYDTTNFIKVSIKEVVHTFIEALLLVILVVYVFLQNWRATLIPVIAVPISIIGTFSGMYVLGFSLNLLTLFGLVLAIGIVVDDAIIVLENVERLMRTEGLSPKQAAIKSMSEVMTPVIAIVLVLCAVFIPVSFIGGMAGIMYKQFAITIAISVITSGIVALTLTPVLCSLFLTPTHSEPYEFFKKFNFYFDRLANLYSEGVAYLISHIRLGIGLFFAVCLAGFILYKIVPSALVPMEDQGSLMAFTMLPPGSSLDRTLKVMDKAQTIYSKNPAVENVVAISGLDLFSGGLKSSAGAFFITLKDWAQRAGHKEQDARILPGRFMQQTATIEDGFIMTLNPPPVQGLSTTGGVELYLQSRGSGSIEALYKESQNFIAAAMRLPAVASVRTTFNPNVPQYRIIVNRDKAIAMGVPINTIYETMSATFGNVYINDFTLFGRNYKVQLQSDAAFRRTPNDLGKVFVKTNKGDMVPLDALVSTQRVVASDQLERFNGFYAMRVMVQPKGSYSTGEVMKELEDLARSKLNKNYQIAWTGASYQEMQSGNASFIAVAAGILMVFLILAAQYERWSLPVVVVTALPFALTGALLFIWLRGLSNDIYFQIGLITLIGLAAKNAILIVEFAILEYQSGTSIIQAAIIAARLRFRPIIMTSVVFILGTVPLAISSGAGAESRHSISTGIIGGMIFATAIAIFFIPMFYIVVSNLANLKLFKS is encoded by the coding sequence ATTTGTTTAAATTTTTTACCTATAGCACAATATCCTAAATTATCGCCACCTACTGTTAGTATCTCTGCGTCTTACCCTGGGGCTAGCGCTCAAACTGTTGCTCAAACTGTTGCTGTGCCGTTGGAGCAGCAACTTAATGGTGTAGAAAATATGTTGTATATGAGCTCTTCTTCTAATGCGCAAGGAGGCATGAATCTCTCAATCCACTTTGCTGCAGGTACAGATATAGATAAGGCGGCTATGGAGGTTAATAATAGATTACAACGTGTGTCAACAAGCTTGCCGCAAGAGGTGCAGCGTATGGGGATCACCGTAAGTAAACGCTCTAGTGATACGTTGGGTATTATTGCTTTGCGTAGTACAGATGAAAGATACGATCGGGCTTATGTTGGAAATTATGCTTTATTAAATGTTGTGGATGATTTAAAAAGGCTTAAAGGTGTAGGCGATGCACAGGTTATGGGGGGGATAGAATATGCTATGCGTATTTGGCTACAACCAGACAAGCTTGCTTTGTACAGACTTACGCCTTCTGATGTAATCGCAAAAGTACGTGAACAAAATGCTCAATATTCTGTTGGGCATTTTGGTGACGCTCCGGATAAAAATATGGGAGCATATACCTATTCTGCTATAGCGAAGGGCCGGCTTACCTCGGTTAAGGAGTTTGAGCAGATAATATTGCGATCTAAAGCTAATGGGGCAGTGTTGCGGTTAAAAGATGTCGCAAGAATTGAGTTAGGATCCGAACAATATATGGTGGATACTAAATTGAATGGGTTGCCTATGGTGCCTATTATGGTAAATTTACAATCCGGTGCTAATTCACTTGAAACTATGGAACTAGTGAAAGCCCGTATGATAGAATTACAGAGAAATTTCCCTCCAGGTATAGTATACTCTATACCTTATGATACAACCAATTTCATTAAGGTTTCGATTAAGGAAGTGGTCCATACGTTTATAGAGGCGTTGTTGTTGGTAATTTTGGTGGTTTACGTATTTTTGCAAAATTGGCGTGCTACTCTAATACCAGTAATAGCCGTGCCTATTTCTATTATTGGAACCTTTAGCGGCATGTATGTGCTTGGATTTTCTTTGAATCTTTTAACCTTATTTGGTCTAGTACTGGCTATCGGTATTGTAGTTGATGATGCTATTATAGTTTTAGAAAATGTAGAGCGCTTAATGCGGACTGAGGGGCTTTCGCCTAAACAGGCTGCGATTAAGTCTATGTCAGAAGTAATGACGCCAGTTATAGCTATTGTATTGGTTTTATGTGCTGTATTTATACCCGTTTCATTTATTGGTGGAATGGCTGGGATTATGTATAAGCAATTCGCTATAACCATTGCGATTTCAGTGATAACCTCCGGTATAGTAGCTTTGACGTTAACTCCTGTTCTATGTTCTTTATTTTTAACACCAACACATTCGGAGCCGTATGAGTTTTTTAAGAAATTTAACTTTTATTTTGATAGATTAGCGAATTTGTATAGCGAGGGAGTGGCTTATTTAATAAGTCATATAAGACTTGGTATAGGTTTATTTTTTGCTGTATGTCTTGCTGGATTTATTCTATATAAGATAGTGCCAAGCGCCTTGGTTCCGATGGAAGATCAAGGTAGCCTAATGGCTTTTACTATGTTACCTCCCGGGTCTTCTTTAGACAGAACATTAAAGGTTATGGATAAAGCGCAGACTATTTATAGTAAAAATCCAGCAGTAGAAAATGTAGTTGCTATTAGCGGGTTAGATTTATTTTCTGGTGGACTGAAATCTAGCGCGGGTGCATTTTTTATTACGCTTAAAGATTGGGCACAGCGTGCTGGCCATAAAGAACAAGATGCTAGAATTTTACCGGGTCGCTTTATGCAACAGACCGCCACTATAGAAGACGGCTTTATTATGACGTTAAATCCTCCTCCAGTTCAAGGGTTGTCTACTACAGGAGGAGTCGAACTTTATTTACAATCACGGGGCAGTGGATCTATTGAAGCTTTATATAAAGAGTCGCAAAATTTTATAGCCGCAGCTATGAGACTTCCAGCTGTAGCGAGTGTGCGTACCACTTTTAATCCTAATGTTCCGCAGTATCGTATAATCGTAAATCGTGACAAAGCTATAGCTATGGGTGTTCCGATAAATACTATTTATGAAACAATGTCTGCTACTTTTGGTAATGTTTACATTAATGATTTCACCTTATTTGGTAGAAATTATAAGGTTCAATTACAGTCAGATGCAGCGTTTAGGCGTACACCAAATGATTTAGGCAAGGTGTTTGTTAAAACTAATAAAGGAGATATGGTTCCTTTAGACGCCTTGGTTTCTACACAACGTGTTGTGGCGTCTGATCAGCTAGAACGATTTAATGGGTTTTATGCTATGCGTGTTATGGTACAACCAAAAGGTAGTTATTCTACTGGTGAAGTGATGAAGGAATTAGAAGATTTAGCCCGTAGTAAATTGAACAAAAATTATCAGATAGCTTGGACGGGGGCATCCTACCAAGAAATGCAATCTGGTAACGCCAGTTTTATTGCTGTTGCTGCAGGAATCTTAATGGTATTTTTGATTTTGGCTGCACAGTACGAGCGTTGGTCGTTGCCCGTGGTAGTGGTTACGGCTTTGCCTTTTGCCTTGACTGGGGCGCTGTTATTTATTTGGTTGCGCGGTTTATCTAATGATATATATTTTCAAATTGGCCTAATTACTTTGATAGGCTTAGCGGCTAAGAATGCTATATTGATTGTGGAGTTTGCTATCTTAGAGTATCAAAGCGGTACATCTATTATCCAGGCTGCTATAATTGCAGCTCGCTTACGATTTAGACCTATTATTATGACGTCTGTTGTTTTTATTTTAGGCACTGTACCTTTGGCTATATCAAGTGGAGCTGGCGCAGAAAGCAGACATTCTATTAGCACCGGAATCATTGGCGGTATGATATTTGCCACAGCTATTGCTATATTTTTTATACCGATGTTTTATATTGTGGTAAGTAATTTAGCTAATTTAAAATTATTTAAAAGCTAA
- a CDS encoding creatininase family protein has product MQIAILPLGAFEQHANHLPLETDSIIVEGLINTLKQLIDTNNKILFLPVETIGYSPEHLFDERSKSLTYVEAIEKFFNAAAYCVKNHNIKKIIILNAHGGNSAIMNIVATELRYKLKILCVCTSWSRFKLPAGLITENERALDIHGGFIETSLMLHFAPNLVNMEKAENFNNKQQDFIKKFKYLRAYGTHYFGWLTPDLNSKGACGNATKAKAKAGAIIANHICTELIELINDVNNFDLNDLKQ; this is encoded by the coding sequence TTGCAAATTGCTATATTACCCTTAGGCGCCTTTGAACAACACGCAAATCATTTACCTTTAGAAACCGATTCTATAATTGTTGAAGGTCTAATTAATACATTAAAACAACTAATTGATACCAATAATAAGATATTATTCTTACCCGTAGAAACTATAGGCTATTCGCCAGAACATCTTTTTGACGAAAGAAGCAAATCCTTAACTTATGTCGAGGCTATAGAAAAATTCTTTAACGCTGCTGCATATTGTGTTAAAAATCATAATATAAAAAAAATTATTATATTAAATGCACATGGTGGAAATTCAGCAATAATGAATATTGTAGCTACCGAATTACGCTATAAATTAAAAATACTCTGCGTATGTACTAGTTGGTCTAGATTTAAGCTGCCTGCAGGACTTATCACAGAAAACGAGCGCGCATTGGATATACATGGTGGCTTTATAGAAACTAGCTTAATGCTGCATTTTGCGCCAAACCTAGTAAATATGGAAAAGGCAGAAAATTTTAACAATAAGCAACAAGATTTTATAAAAAAATTCAAATATTTAAGGGCCTATGGCACCCATTATTTTGGCTGGTTAACACCAGACCTTAACTCCAAAGGGGCATGCGGTAATGCAACAAAAGCAAAAGCAAAAGCAGGAGCAATAATAGCCAACCATATCTGTACGGAGCTTATTGAATTAATAAATGATGTTAATAATTTTGACCTAAACGATCTAAAACAATAA
- a CDS encoding aspartate-semialdehyde dehydrogenase — MKFNVAIVGATGSVGREMLNILNECEFPTNQITALASRKSQGTQVSFGEQNLQVQALENFDFKNTDICLMSAGGEISKIWAPKIASQSCVVIDNSAAWRYNSDIPLVIPEVNPDAIKNFSKRNIIANPNCSTVQLLVALKPLHAFATIKRIVVATYQSVSGAGKIGMDELFAQSRAVFVADPIESHKFTKRIAFNLIPHIDQFMEDGSTKEEWKMVAETKKILDPKIKLTATAVRVPVFVGHSEAVNIEFEKPISAIQAREILREAPGCQVIDKHEDGGYITPYEAAGEDATFISRIREDITVENGLSLWITADNLRKGAALNTVQIAQLLIEKNLIQPKITG; from the coding sequence ATGAAATTTAATGTAGCAATAGTAGGAGCTACCGGCAGTGTTGGTCGGGAAATGCTAAACATATTAAACGAGTGCGAATTTCCTACCAACCAAATTACGGCACTGGCCTCAAGAAAATCGCAAGGAACCCAAGTTTCTTTTGGCGAGCAAAATCTACAGGTCCAAGCCTTAGAAAATTTTGACTTTAAAAATACAGATATATGCCTTATGTCAGCAGGTGGCGAAATTAGCAAAATTTGGGCCCCTAAGATAGCTAGTCAATCTTGTGTAGTTATTGATAATTCCGCAGCTTGGCGTTACAACAGCGACATACCTCTAGTAATCCCTGAAGTAAATCCAGATGCGATAAAAAATTTTAGTAAGCGTAACATTATAGCGAATCCTAATTGTTCTACCGTACAATTATTAGTAGCATTAAAGCCTTTGCATGCTTTTGCCACTATCAAGCGTATTGTAGTAGCAACCTACCAATCTGTTTCCGGCGCTGGGAAAATTGGGATGGATGAACTATTTGCGCAGTCACGTGCGGTGTTTGTTGCCGACCCAATTGAATCACACAAATTCACAAAAAGAATTGCTTTTAATTTAATACCTCATATTGATCAATTTATGGAAGATGGATCGACCAAAGAAGAGTGGAAGATGGTAGCAGAAACTAAGAAAATCTTAGACCCCAAAATTAAACTAACTGCAACTGCCGTAAGGGTTCCTGTTTTTGTTGGCCATAGCGAAGCGGTAAATATTGAATTTGAAAAGCCGATTTCAGCTATTCAAGCCAGAGAAATTTTACGTGAAGCACCAGGCTGCCAAGTTATAGATAAACACGAAGACGGCGGATATATCACCCCATATGAAGCAGCAGGCGAAGATGCTACGTTTATCAGCCGCATACGTGAAGATATAACCGTAGAAAACGGACTTTCATTATGGATAACCGCTGACAATTTACGCAAGGGCGCCGCATTAAATACTGTTCAAATTGCACAGTTACTTATAGAGAAAAATTTAATACAACCAAAAATTACCGGATAA